From Deltaproteobacteria bacterium, one genomic window encodes:
- a CDS encoding MBL fold metallo-hydrolase: MVKKLLLGLLTMIVLAIVVVGVILTRAHLAIRRERAPLPTDEAIVAASVASDDFPVRLTWINTASQPMPRSVVLEPTRDPRPNDAYVMSHPAFVLEWTDGRLLLVDVGMNREGAIAFGKPIELLSGGQALQPLAATAERLGNKASRVQGAIFTHLHLDHVGGVADLCRAVKHPVHVFQTEAQAERTNHTTSAGLALLKQQQSCVEVTRLGGSPLLPVAGFPGVFVIAAGGHTPGSQLVIAFVKTADGVRRYLFTGDIVNNIDGVSYDIPKPYLYRLLLVPEDDVRQAQLRTFLRRQRDQNNFTLLVSHDQRQLEQSGVPAW, encoded by the coding sequence ATGGTGAAGAAGCTCCTACTCGGGCTGTTGACGATGATCGTGCTGGCGATCGTCGTAGTGGGGGTCATCCTCACCCGCGCGCACCTGGCGATTCGGCGCGAGCGCGCGCCGCTGCCAACCGACGAAGCGATCGTGGCGGCGAGCGTCGCGAGCGACGACTTCCCCGTGCGTCTCACCTGGATCAACACCGCCAGCCAGCCCATGCCGCGCTCGGTGGTGCTCGAACCCACGCGCGACCCACGCCCCAACGATGCGTATGTGATGAGCCATCCGGCGTTCGTGCTCGAATGGACCGACGGCCGCCTGCTGCTTGTCGATGTCGGCATGAACCGCGAAGGTGCCATCGCGTTCGGCAAGCCGATCGAACTGCTCAGCGGCGGCCAGGCGCTTCAACCATTGGCAGCGACCGCCGAGCGACTCGGCAACAAGGCGTCACGCGTGCAAGGCGCCATTTTCACGCATCTTCACCTCGACCACGTCGGTGGCGTCGCCGACCTCTGCCGCGCCGTGAAGCATCCGGTGCATGTTTTCCAAACCGAAGCACAAGCGGAACGAACGAACCACACCACCAGTGCTGGCCTAGCACTGTTGAAGCAGCAACAGAGCTGCGTGGAGGTGACGCGGCTCGGCGGATCGCCGCTGCTACCGGTTGCGGGTTTTCCCGGCGTGTTCGTCATCGCGGCCGGCGGACATACACCGGGCAGTCAACTCGTCATCGCCTTCGTCAAGACTGCCGACGGCGTGCGCCGCTATCTCTTCACCGGCGACATCGTCAACAACATCGACGGCGTCTCGTACGACATCCCGAAGCCGTATCTCTATCGCCTGCTGCTGGTACCCGAAGACGACGTGCGCCAAGCCCAGCTGCGCACGTTCTTGCGCCGCCAGCGCGATCAAAACAACTTCACCCTGTTGGTCTCGCACGATCAGCGCCAACTCGAACAGAGCGGCGTCCCGGCGTGGTGA
- a CDS encoding sigma-54-dependent Fis family transcriptional regulator yields the protein MSAEPPSIVGAHPLLIQALDLAKRAAQVESPILITGEPGTGKSLVARSIHARSPRFGSVFVSVGCSSVTPELFEQRLNEARGGTLFLSHVSELTLQPQARLSAYLSERDAGGAAAPQTATRLIAAADQDLALQVKNGLFRKDLYYRLAVLQLSLPPLRERRSDIPALAKYFLDLPSRAKPGVIPQLTDEALTFMWQYDWPGNVRELANVIDQMTTSSSSASLGIEALPTAIRRLDLQRIAPEVAIDPKGMDLDRVVQDFEDRLIDEALKRTRGNKQAAAHMLGLKRTTLVAKLRRREI from the coding sequence ATGAGCGCGGAACCGCCCTCGATCGTAGGTGCGCATCCCTTGCTGATTCAAGCGTTAGATCTCGCCAAGCGCGCCGCGCAGGTCGAGTCACCGATCCTCATCACTGGTGAGCCTGGCACAGGCAAGAGCCTCGTCGCACGCTCCATTCACGCGCGCAGCCCTCGATTCGGAAGTGTTTTCGTCTCCGTTGGTTGCAGTTCAGTGACCCCTGAGCTGTTCGAGCAGAGGCTCAATGAGGCGCGTGGGGGCACGTTGTTTCTCAGTCATGTCTCTGAGCTCACCCTACAACCGCAGGCACGGTTGAGCGCCTACCTGAGCGAGAGGGACGCCGGCGGCGCCGCCGCGCCGCAGACCGCCACTCGCCTCATTGCCGCTGCCGATCAAGATCTCGCGCTCCAAGTCAAGAACGGGCTGTTTCGAAAAGATCTTTACTATCGCCTTGCAGTGCTTCAACTGAGTCTCCCACCTCTGCGCGAGCGACGGTCAGACATCCCGGCCCTAGCAAAGTACTTCCTCGACCTGCCTTCACGAGCCAAGCCTGGAGTGATCCCGCAACTGACTGACGAAGCGCTGACATTCATGTGGCAATACGACTGGCCAGGGAACGTTCGTGAGTTGGCGAACGTCATCGACCAAATGACTACCTCCAGCTCAAGCGCCAGTCTCGGGATCGAGGCGCTTCCGACCGCGATTCGTCGCCTCGACCTTCAGCGGATCGCGCCTGAAGTGGCAATCGATCCGAAGGGGATGGACCTCGATCGCGTCGTTCAAGATTTTGAGGACCGCTTGATCGACGAGGCATTGAAAAGAACGAGGGGAAACAAGCAAGCCGCGGCTCACATGCTTGGCCTCAAGCGTACGACCTTGGTCGCGAAGCTGCGTCGCCGCGAGATTTGA
- the pyrE gene encoding orotate phosphoribosyltransferase, with protein sequence MAGRKLLDLLITHSYRHSDTPSFRLASGKLSNFYIDCKMTTMRGEAMPLVGEAVLQLLPAGVQAVGGLTMGADPIANAVVFFSQSTRRHVDMFSVRKEAKEHGLCKWIEGCAKAGSRVAVVDDVVTTGGSTIDAIRKCHEEKLQIVAVVVLVDRQEDDGIEKIRRAVGPNVPVRAVFTRANLEARWHETHADTPAPTHQAVAG encoded by the coding sequence ATGGCGGGGAGAAAGTTGCTCGATCTGCTTATCACTCACTCATATCGGCATTCGGACACGCCTTCGTTTCGTCTCGCCTCCGGGAAGTTGAGCAACTTCTACATCGACTGCAAGATGACCACGATGCGTGGCGAGGCCATGCCGCTTGTTGGCGAAGCAGTGCTCCAGCTTCTCCCCGCCGGAGTCCAGGCGGTAGGCGGACTTACGATGGGGGCTGATCCAATCGCCAATGCCGTCGTATTTTTTTCTCAGTCCACTCGCCGGCACGTCGACATGTTCTCAGTTCGCAAGGAAGCGAAGGAGCATGGGCTGTGCAAATGGATCGAAGGCTGCGCGAAGGCTGGAAGCCGTGTTGCCGTCGTTGATGACGTCGTGACCACCGGTGGCTCCACGATCGATGCGATCCGAAAATGTCACGAAGAGAAGCTTCAAATCGTTGCCGTGGTGGTGTTGGTAGACCGTCAGGAAGACGACGGGATAGAAAAGATTCGGCGCGCTGTAGGTCCAAACGTTCCGGTTCGCGCGGTCTTCACGCGTGCAAATCTCGAAGCCCGTTGGCATGAGACTCATGCGGACACGCCTGCCCCAACACATCAAGCGGTTGCGGGTTGA